From the Phycisphaerales bacterium AB-hyl4 genome, the window CACCCCGCCCCAGCCCGACCTGCTCATCGTCATCGTCAACTACCGCACACCCGCGATGACGATCGACTGCCTGCACGCACTCCTCCCCGAGTTGCAGTCGATGCCCGAAAACGCGCGCGTCGTCGTCGTTGACAACGGCTCTGCCGACGGCTCTGCCGACGCGATTCACCGCGCCATCATCGACCATCATTGGCAACCCACATGCGAGCTGCTCCCGCTCGACCACAACCTCGGCTTCGCCGGCGGTAACAATCGCGGCATCGCTTGTTACCCCGACGCCCGCTACGTCCTCCTGCTCAACAGCGACACCCTCATGCATCCCGGCACGCTTCGCCACTGTCTCGATCTGATGCACGCCCGCACCGACATCGGCGCGCTCGCCTGCCGTCTTCTCTCGGCCGACGGCTCGCCGCAGACCATGGCCCGCCGCTTCCCCACGCCGCTTCGCCACACGCTCGTCGCCCTCGGCCTCCCCTGGTGGCTGCCGCGCTGGTTCGCCCACTTCGACCCCGAGTACATCAGCACCGACCATCACCACCACCCGCGCGAGGTCGACTGGCTCGGCGGCGCGTTTCTCCTGCTCCGCGGCGAAGCCCTCCAAGCCGTCGGCCAACTCGACGAAGACTTTTTCTTCTACGGCGAAGACATCGAACTCTGCCACCGACTCCACCGCCATCACTACACCCGCTACTACGACCCGCGCGTCACCATCACGCACTTCGGCGGCGCATCAGCCGACGAAAACCACCACCACGCCCCACGTCAGAACCCCGCCTACTGGCACGCCCGCTACCTCGTCCAGCGCAAATGCTTCGGCCGACTCGCCGCCGCCTGGCTCCGCATCCTCGACCTGCTCTCACTCTCACTCCGACTCATCGTCATGCGCGCCCGCGGACTCGCCCGATCCCAGCGCTACCAACGCGACGCCGCCGCCTGGCGTCTCCTCCGCAAACCGCTGTCCACCTGACGCATCACTTGCCCCAATCCCACGTCGCCACGCCCGGGCCGCTTCCCAACCAGAAACGAGAAACCAGAAACCAGCAACCCTCATGCCTCCCAACACCACGACCACTGCCGCGCCCCTCCGCATCGCCCTCGTCCTCCCCGGTCTGCACCGCGTTCGCCGCGGCGCGGAAACCGCCTTCGAAGCCGTCGGCCGCGAGCTCGCCAACCTACCCGATTTCAACGTCACACTCATCGGTTCCGGCCCGCCACGACCCGACGAACCCTACCGCTATCGTCGCGTTCCCTGCATCACCCGTGAACGCTTCCACCACTACCCAAACCTGCCCATGCTCCGAAGCGAGTACTGCTACGAAGAACTCTCCTTCACCCCAGGCCTCTTCCACGCCTATCGGCCGCGCGACTACGACCTCACCATGACCTGCAGCTACCCCTACACCAATTGGCTGCTCCGCCGACCTGCTCGCCGACGACCCGCCCACATCTACGTCACGCAAAACGGCGACTGGCCCGCGCAAGAGTTCCGCCGCGAGTACCGCTTCTTTCACTGCGACGGCCTCGTCTGCACCAACCCCGACTACTACTACCGCAACCGCGACCTTTGGCCCGCCACGCTCATCCCCAATGGTGTTGACCCACGCACCTTCGCGCCTGGCAAAGCCGACCGCGCTGCCTTCGGCCTGCCCGTCGACCAGCCGGTCGCCCTCATGGTCAGCGCCATGATCCGCACCAAGCGTGTGCTCGAAGGCGTGCAAGCCGTCAGTCGCGTGCCCAACCTCCATCTCGCCATCGCAGGCGACGGCCCCGAGCGTGGCGAGATCGAGCGCTTCGCCTGCCTCAATCACATGTGCAACCGCCTTCACCTTTTCGACCTCCCGCGCGAGCGCATGCCCGACCTCTACCGTTGTGCCGACGTCTTCCTCCACATGAGTCAGACCGAGCCCTCCGCCAACGCCTACATCGAAGCGCTCGCCACCGGCCTGCCCATCGTCACCCACGACCGCGACGTCACCCGCTGGACCCTCGAGTCCCAAGCCCACTACGTCGACACCAACGACCTCGCCGAAGTCGCCCGCGCCTTGCAACACGCCACCGAGAAGCACGCCCCCCGCGCCGCCGCCGCCCGCCGCGCCCTTGCCGAGCGACGCTTCACCTGGCCCGCCATCGCCCGCGCCTACGCCGACTTCTTCCACGAAGTCCACCAAAACCACACCCACCCAACCTGAAACGCAAACTCGAAACTCGAAACCAGGAACTCGAAACTCGAAACTCGCCCATGCCCCCCAACCCCATCCAATCCGTCGGCGCCGTCGCCATCGGCCGCAACGAGGCCCCACGCCTCCAACGCTGCCTCGCCTCAATCGTCGGCCGCGTCGCCCGCGTCGTCTACGTCGACTCCGGCTCAACCGACAACAGTGTCGTCCTCGCTCGACGCCTCGGCGCTCACGTCGTCGAACTCGACACCAGCCAGCCCTTCACCGCCGCCCGCGCCCGCAACGTCGGCATCGAAGCACTTACCCACCTCGAACCCGGTCTCCGATACGTCCAGGTTGTCGACGGCGACTGCGAACTCGTTCCCGGTTGGCTCGAACTCGCCACCCGCCGCCTCGACACCAAGCCACGTGTCGCCGTCGTCTGCGGCCGACGACGCGAACGATACCCCGATGCCACCGTCTTCAACCGACTCATGGATATGGAATGGAACACCCCCGTCGGCGAAGCCCACGCCTGCGGCGGCGACGCCATGCTCCGACTCGACGCCTTTCATCAAGCAAACGGCTACAACCCCACACTCATCTGCGGCGAAGAGCCCGAACTCTGCACCCGCCTCCGACAACTCGGACACCGCATCGAACGACTCGACCACGACATGACCCGGCACGACGCCAACATCACCCGCTTCCGACAATGGTGGCAACGCACCACTCGCTCCGGCTGGGCCTTCGCGCAAGCCGCACACCTGCACAGCCGAACCAACCCGCAAGCCCTTCGCCGCAGCCGTAGCATCTACCTCTATGGTCTTGTCATTCCCATTATCATCACAATACTGATCCACCCTACGCGCGGCCTTAGCCTGCTCGCGCTGCTCGTCTACCCGCTGCTGATCGCCCGCGTCTATCGCCACCGTCGACGCGACCGCCACGACCCGCCCGCGCACGCCATGCTCTACGCCGCCTTCTGCACGCTCGGCAAAATCCCCGAAGCCTTGGGCCAACTCCGCTACACCCAACACAAGCGCCGCGGCGGCCAGGCCACGCTCATCGAATACAAGCACCCCGCCCTCAACAGAACCGGAGCCATCCCATGAAAGCCGCACTCATCGGCGCCGGCACGATCTGCGAGCAGCACCTGCTCGGCCTGAACCGCCTGCACGACGTCCAGCCCGTCGCTGTCTGCGATCTCTCACCCGTCATGGCCCGCGACACTGCCGAACGCTTCAACGTCCAACACGCCTTCACCAATCACCGCGACATGCTCAACCGCACCATGCCCGATGTCGTCCACGTCCTTACCCCGCCTGCCAGCCACGCGGCCATTGTCCGCGATGCGATCGACGCCGGCGCGCACGTCATCGTCGAAAAGCCCGTCGCCCCGACGTACGACGTCTTCCGCGAGCTTTACGACCACGCCCGCCGACACGATCGCTGCCTTGTCGAAGATCACAACTATCGCTTCAACGAGCCGGTCCGCCGACTGGTCGCCCTCATCGACGAAGGACAGCTAGGCCATGTCCGCGAAGTCGAGCTTCGCCTCACCCTCGCTATCCGCAGCCCTGACCATCGCTACGCCGACCGCAACCTGCCACACGCCTCGCATCAGTTGCCCGCCGGCATCCTGCACGAATTCCTCACCCACCTCTGCTACCTGCTCGTGCACCTGCTGCGCGTCGAGCCCGACGCTGTCCGCTTCGATCACGTGAAAGCCATCTGGTCCAACCGCGGCCGCGACGCACCGTTCCGCTACGACGACCTCGACGCCATCGTCAGCCTCGGCCAAGCCCACGGCCGAATCCGCTTCACCTGCCACACCGCCCCCGACGCATTCGCCCTCACCGTCCACGGCACACAAGGCTTCGCCGAGGCCGACCTGTTCAACCCCTACGTCCGACTCGTCCGCCCGCGAGCAGGGGGCAGACACCTCTCCCCCGTCGTCAACGCCGTAGCAGGGGGGTGGTCCCTTCTCCACGCCGGCCCCCGCCACCTCGCCGGCAAAGTGCTCGGCCGCTGGTCCGCCTACGAAGGCCTTCACCGTTTCATCGAACAGACCTACCACGCTCTCGCGCTCGGCAACGCGCCTCCCGTCACCTTCGCCGACATGGACGCCGCCAGCCGACTGCTCGACGCGCTGCTCCAGCAACAACCCCAACCCTGACACCAAC encodes:
- a CDS encoding glycosyltransferase family 2 protein, whose translation is MLPTPPQPDLLIVIVNYRTPAMTIDCLHALLPELQSMPENARVVVVDNGSADGSADAIHRAIIDHHWQPTCELLPLDHNLGFAGGNNRGIACYPDARYVLLLNSDTLMHPGTLRHCLDLMHARTDIGALACRLLSADGSPQTMARRFPTPLRHTLVALGLPWWLPRWFAHFDPEYISTDHHHHPREVDWLGGAFLLLRGEALQAVGQLDEDFFFYGEDIELCHRLHRHHYTRYYDPRVTITHFGGASADENHHHAPRQNPAYWHARYLVQRKCFGRLAAAWLRILDLLSLSLRLIVMRARGLARSQRYQRDAAAWRLLRKPLST
- a CDS encoding glycosyltransferase family 2 protein, whose protein sequence is MPPNPIQSVGAVAIGRNEAPRLQRCLASIVGRVARVVYVDSGSTDNSVVLARRLGAHVVELDTSQPFTAARARNVGIEALTHLEPGLRYVQVVDGDCELVPGWLELATRRLDTKPRVAVVCGRRRERYPDATVFNRLMDMEWNTPVGEAHACGGDAMLRLDAFHQANGYNPTLICGEEPELCTRLRQLGHRIERLDHDMTRHDANITRFRQWWQRTTRSGWAFAQAAHLHSRTNPQALRRSRSIYLYGLVIPIIITILIHPTRGLSLLALLVYPLLIARVYRHRRRDRHDPPAHAMLYAAFCTLGKIPEALGQLRYTQHKRRGGQATLIEYKHPALNRTGAIP
- a CDS encoding Gfo/Idh/MocA family protein, translated to MKAALIGAGTICEQHLLGLNRLHDVQPVAVCDLSPVMARDTAERFNVQHAFTNHRDMLNRTMPDVVHVLTPPASHAAIVRDAIDAGAHVIVEKPVAPTYDVFRELYDHARRHDRCLVEDHNYRFNEPVRRLVALIDEGQLGHVREVELRLTLAIRSPDHRYADRNLPHASHQLPAGILHEFLTHLCYLLVHLLRVEPDAVRFDHVKAIWSNRGRDAPFRYDDLDAIVSLGQAHGRIRFTCHTAPDAFALTVHGTQGFAEADLFNPYVRLVRPRAGGRHLSPVVNAVAGGWSLLHAGPRHLAGKVLGRWSAYEGLHRFIEQTYHALALGNAPPVTFADMDAASRLLDALLQQQPQP
- a CDS encoding glycosyltransferase family 4 protein, producing the protein MPPNTTTTAAPLRIALVLPGLHRVRRGAETAFEAVGRELANLPDFNVTLIGSGPPRPDEPYRYRRVPCITRERFHHYPNLPMLRSEYCYEELSFTPGLFHAYRPRDYDLTMTCSYPYTNWLLRRPARRRPAHIYVTQNGDWPAQEFRREYRFFHCDGLVCTNPDYYYRNRDLWPATLIPNGVDPRTFAPGKADRAAFGLPVDQPVALMVSAMIRTKRVLEGVQAVSRVPNLHLAIAGDGPERGEIERFACLNHMCNRLHLFDLPRERMPDLYRCADVFLHMSQTEPSANAYIEALATGLPIVTHDRDVTRWTLESQAHYVDTNDLAEVARALQHATEKHAPRAAAARRALAERRFTWPAIARAYADFFHEVHQNHTHPT